From one Mya arenaria isolate MELC-2E11 chromosome 4, ASM2691426v1 genomic stretch:
- the LOC128231022 gene encoding uncharacterized protein LOC128231022: MWSPMSEMTGTKLQLDRKHSIPSNRQHVRTILRRCVTCNKVTGKSYSAPDLPSLPAARVSDEPLFSVTGVDFTGELHVKEKDGKQHKAYICLYTCASTRAVHLEIVPDLTEESFLLAFRRFVSRRSLPRMMISDNVTTYQAAANQIRRLCSSQCLQTAIAQQGTQWQFISKRAPWYGGRWERLIGVAKTTIKKILGRASIDLQMLQTVVTEVEAMMNDRQLTYVSSSRDDP; encoded by the exons ATGTGGTCGCCAATGTCGGAAATGACTGGTACCAAGCTACAGTTGGACAGGAAG CACTCTATTCCATCCAATCGACAACACGTGAGAACTATCCTGCGGCGATGTGTCACCTGTAACAAAGTTACGGGGAAATCATACAGTGCACCAGACCTGCCATCACTTCCAGCCGCAAGGGTCAGTGATGAACCCTTATTCTCCGTTACTGGTGTAGATTTTACAGGGGAGTTACACGTCAAAGAAAAGGACGGAAAACAGCACAAAGCCTACATATGTTTGTATACGTGTGCCAGCACCCGGGCTGTCCACTTGGAAATTGTTCCTGACCTCACCGAAGAATCGTTTCTTCTGGCATTCAGACGATTCGTGAGCAGAAGATCCTTGCCGAGAATGATGATATCAGACAATGTCACAACCTATCAAGCTGCCGCAAATCAGATACGGCGACTTTGCTCATCTCAATGTCTACAAACAGCAATTGCACAGCAAGGGACACAGTGGCAGTTCATCTCAAAACGAGCACCTTGGTATGGAGGACGGTGGGAGAGACTCATTGGTGTTGCCAAGACAACGATAAAGAAAATCCTTGGTAGAGCCTCCATTGATCTTCAAATGCTTCAGACTGTCGTAACAGAAGTGGAGGCTATGATGAACGACCGGCAGCTTACGTACGTGTCTTCATCTAGAGATGACCCGTAA